Proteins encoded by one window of Superficieibacter sp. HKU1:
- the yhfZ gene encoding GntR family transcriptional regulator YhfZ has product MSRSFIKKEGLAQATLARYLLGEKCGNRLKTIDELATECQFSVGLIQAALKTLEKASAVTVARRGRNGSYLVSMDNKALLAFADIGNVVCAMPLPYTRLYEGLASGLKAQFDGIPFYYAHMRGSDVRVECLLNGVYDLAVVSRLAAQSYVDSGDVCMALELGAHTYVGEHTLICRADSQQIQRVGLDPRSADQRIMTDICFGHQQVERLDVPYHDCLSHIARGDIDAAIWNVANAADLASHGLVAKPLTGDLRFIQASEAVVLTRSDDVPIQQLLRTVVDKHALLDHQQRVLNGQAEPSY; this is encoded by the coding sequence ATGAGCCGTAGCTTTATTAAGAAAGAGGGCCTTGCCCAAGCCACGCTGGCGCGTTATCTGCTGGGAGAAAAGTGCGGTAACCGACTGAAAACTATCGATGAACTGGCAACAGAATGTCAGTTTTCCGTTGGACTCATTCAGGCAGCGCTAAAGACCCTGGAAAAGGCCAGCGCTGTTACCGTAGCGCGGCGCGGACGTAACGGTAGCTATCTCGTCAGTATGGATAACAAAGCCCTATTGGCGTTTGCAGACATTGGCAATGTAGTGTGTGCAATGCCGCTGCCGTACACCAGGCTATATGAGGGTCTGGCCAGCGGCCTGAAGGCGCAGTTCGACGGCATCCCGTTTTACTATGCACATATGCGCGGCTCGGATGTGCGCGTTGAGTGTCTGCTAAACGGTGTGTATGACCTGGCGGTAGTATCCCGGCTGGCGGCACAAAGTTACGTTGATAGCGGCGATGTGTGCATGGCGCTGGAACTGGGAGCGCATACCTACGTTGGAGAACACACGTTGATTTGCCGTGCCGATAGCCAGCAAATTCAGCGAGTGGGACTGGACCCTCGTTCTGCGGACCAGCGCATTATGACCGACATTTGTTTCGGTCATCAGCAGGTTGAACGGCTTGATGTGCCGTATCACGACTGCCTGAGTCACATTGCGCGGGGCGATATTGACGCTGCGATCTGGAACGTAGCCAATGCAGCTGATCTGGCATCTCATGGACTGGTGGCGAAACCCCTTACGGGTGATTTGCGTTTTATACAGGCATCAGAAGCGGTGGTTCTTACCCGTAGCGATGACGTCCCAATCCAGCAGTTACTGCGTACAGTAGTGGATAAACATGCGCTCCTTGACCACCAGCAGCGTGTGCTTAATGGTCAGGCAGAGCCGAGTTATTAG
- a CDS encoding PRD domain-containing protein codes for MEERLSLLCEAGVIDKDICDGMLDVLGQLETVWALPVRNEQGEMAITHMASALMRSRREEVISPLDDELMAEIQCSDAYAQLLTIHQSLLAPFDVRLHPNEEGYLLANLYSLWMVSRA; via the coding sequence ATGGAGGAGCGGTTAAGTCTGCTGTGCGAGGCGGGGGTTATTGATAAGGATATTTGCGATGGCATGCTGGATGTATTGGGGCAACTGGAAACCGTATGGGCTTTGCCGGTGCGTAATGAACAGGGCGAAATGGCCATCACTCACATGGCCAGCGCATTGATGCGCAGCCGCCGCGAAGAGGTTATTAGTCCGCTGGATGATGAACTCATGGCGGAGATCCAGTGTTCGGACGCTTATGCGCAGTTATTAACGATTCATCAGTCGCTGCTGGCTCCGTTTGATGTCCGCCTGCATCCGAATGAAGAAGGGTATTTGCTGGCAAACCTATACAGTCTGTGGATGGTATCAAGAGCGTAG
- a CDS encoding YhfX family PLP-dependent enzyme: MFIKALKAQNPALIQAARTLWQQGTILPDTWVIDVDQVMENGRRLLDVAGRYGITLYLMTKQLGRNPWLANKLIALGFHGAVAVDFKEARTLRNAGVAVSHVGHLVQIPQSQMDQNVMASTDIITVFSLEKIKAISAAARRNHYVQPIMLKVFAEHDRLYPGQEAGFSLAELDKVVEVIKTLAGVQLVGLTHFPCLLWDDDTRQTLPTPNLHTLLQARDRLAAQGMTITQINAPSASSCSTLALLAEYGVTHAEPGHALTGTIPANQYGDQPEQIAMLYLTEVSHHFRGNSYCFGGGYYRRGHLQNALVYPANSCHEVATRLLPVDESSIDYHLPLAEEFPVGSPVVMCYRTQIFVTRSDVALVTGIHSGKPVLAALYDSLGNPVSGGVHE; the protein is encoded by the coding sequence ATGTTTATTAAAGCACTCAAGGCACAAAATCCAGCGCTGATACAGGCCGCGCGAACGCTGTGGCAGCAGGGGACGATACTCCCGGATACCTGGGTTATTGATGTCGATCAGGTAATGGAAAACGGTCGTCGTCTGCTGGACGTAGCCGGGCGTTACGGCATCACACTTTATCTGATGACCAAGCAGCTTGGCCGCAACCCGTGGTTAGCTAACAAACTTATTGCGCTGGGTTTTCATGGTGCGGTAGCGGTAGATTTCAAAGAAGCACGAACTTTGCGCAACGCCGGGGTTGCGGTATCCCACGTGGGGCATCTGGTGCAGATACCGCAAAGCCAGATGGATCAAAATGTCATGGCCTCAACCGATATCATCACTGTTTTTTCACTGGAAAAGATTAAGGCCATCTCCGCTGCCGCCAGGCGTAATCATTATGTACAGCCGATTATGCTCAAGGTCTTCGCTGAACATGACAGGCTCTACCCGGGGCAGGAGGCGGGGTTTTCCCTGGCTGAACTCGATAAAGTTGTTGAGGTAATAAAAACGCTGGCAGGGGTGCAACTCGTTGGCCTCACGCACTTCCCCTGTTTGCTCTGGGATGATGATACCCGCCAGACATTGCCTACGCCCAATCTGCACACGCTGCTTCAGGCGCGGGATCGCCTTGCTGCTCAGGGCATGACAATCACGCAGATTAACGCGCCATCAGCCTCAAGCTGTAGCACGCTGGCGCTGCTGGCCGAGTACGGCGTTACGCATGCCGAACCGGGCCATGCGCTGACGGGCACCATTCCCGCGAATCAGTACGGAGATCAGCCTGAACAGATTGCCATGCTGTATCTCACTGAAGTGTCTCATCATTTTCGCGGCAACAGTTACTGCTTCGGTGGCGGCTACTATCGCCGGGGACATCTGCAAAATGCGCTGGTCTACCCGGCGAATAGCTGTCACGAGGTTGCGACGCGTCTGTTACCCGTTGATGAAAGCAGTATTGATTACCACCTCCCCCTGGCAGAGGAGTTTCCGGTCGGCAGCCCGGTGGTGATGTGCTATCGCACCCAAATTTTTGTAACCCGCAGCGATGTGGCGCTGGTCACCGGTATCCATAGCGGCAAGCCGGTCCTCGCTGCGCTGTATGACAGTCTCGGCAATCCCGTTTCCGGAGGTGTGCATGAGTAA
- a CDS encoding phosphopentomutase, producing MSKFVVVVIDSFGVGAMDDVPRVRPQDRGANTCGHILQHLPQLRLPVLEKLGLINALGFTAGTLKRSAGAVYGTADLQHEGGDTFMGHQEILGTRPQSPLTMPFSEVIDEIEQALMIRGWQVERIGSTLQYLWVNGAVAIGDNLEADLGQVFNVSANLNAITFDEVRAIGEVVRHCVQVGRVIAFGGRLESSQQLRNAAEEKEGVYIGINAPRSGVYQHDFQVVHMGYGVDASVQVPQKLHDAGIKTVLVGKVADIASNPYGVSYQNLVDTQRIMDITLKEMQASGDVFICTNIQETDLAGHAQDVARYAERLELVDNNLERLMRAMQPEDCLVVMADHGNDPTIGHSKHTREKVPLLVWQPGIASACLGARSTLSDVGATACDFFAAAAPQNGSSFLSLLKPRTKTAGGKHV from the coding sequence ATGAGTAAATTTGTGGTGGTAGTGATTGATAGTTTTGGTGTCGGGGCGATGGACGACGTGCCGCGGGTCAGGCCGCAGGATCGCGGCGCAAACACCTGTGGACATATTTTACAGCACCTTCCGCAACTGCGTTTACCGGTGCTGGAAAAGCTTGGGCTGATTAACGCGCTCGGCTTTACGGCAGGTACGCTGAAGCGCTCAGCAGGCGCGGTGTATGGCACGGCAGACCTGCAACATGAAGGAGGGGATACTTTTATGGGACATCAGGAGATCCTCGGCACCCGACCGCAATCGCCGTTAACCATGCCTTTTTCAGAGGTGATTGATGAGATTGAACAAGCACTAATGATTCGTGGATGGCAGGTTGAACGTATTGGCAGCACTCTGCAATACCTGTGGGTGAACGGAGCGGTAGCAATTGGCGATAATCTTGAGGCTGACCTCGGCCAGGTCTTTAACGTTAGCGCCAATCTTAATGCGATTACGTTTGATGAGGTTCGCGCCATCGGTGAGGTGGTCCGGCACTGCGTTCAGGTTGGACGGGTGATCGCGTTTGGCGGACGTCTGGAAAGCAGTCAACAACTTCGCAATGCTGCTGAAGAGAAAGAGGGTGTTTATATCGGTATTAACGCACCACGTTCTGGCGTTTACCAGCATGATTTTCAGGTGGTGCATATGGGCTATGGCGTGGATGCCAGCGTTCAGGTGCCGCAAAAATTACATGACGCGGGGATCAAAACCGTACTGGTAGGGAAAGTCGCCGATATCGCCAGCAATCCTTATGGCGTGAGCTATCAAAACCTGGTTGATACCCAGCGAATTATGGATATCACCCTGAAAGAAATGCAGGCATCGGGTGATGTGTTTATCTGCACCAATATACAGGAAACCGATCTGGCCGGTCATGCGCAGGATGTCGCGCGTTATGCCGAACGGCTGGAACTTGTCGACAACAATCTGGAACGGCTCATGCGGGCTATGCAACCAGAAGACTGCCTGGTGGTCATGGCGGATCACGGTAACGATCCCACTATTGGTCACAGTAAACATACCAGGGAAAAGGTTCCGCTGCTGGTCTGGCAGCCCGGCATTGCCTCTGCTTGCCTTGGCGCAAGATCCACGCTGTCTGACGTTGGAGCCACGGCCTGTGATTTTTTTGCCGCCGCCGCCCCTCAGAACGGCTCCTCATTTCTTTCACTACTGAAGCCTCGTACAAAGACCGCTGGAGGCAAGCATGTCTGA
- a CDS encoding phosphotriesterase-related protein: MSEFSYIDASGYTFAHEHLHIDLSSFKNNIDCRLDQYDLICGEMKTLYALGVRNIIEMTNRYMGRNPQFMLDIMRDTGMNVMACTGYYQHDFYPAHVASTPADVLAQEMINEIEIGIEGTGLKAGIIAEIGSSVDVITPDEAKMFAAAAIAHRETGRPISTHTSFSTMGLEQLALLKKYGVDLARVVIGHCDLKDNLDNILRMIDQGAYVQFDTIGKNNYYPDEKRVAMLQEIARRGLLDHVMLSMDITRRSHLKANGGPGFDYLLTTFVPLLQDAGFTQSDVDLMLRDTPSVFFK; the protein is encoded by the coding sequence ATGTCTGAGTTCTCATACATTGATGCATCGGGATATACCTTTGCCCATGAGCATCTGCATATCGATCTGTCATCGTTTAAAAACAATATTGACTGTCGGCTGGACCAGTACGATCTCATTTGCGGAGAAATGAAGACGCTTTATGCCCTCGGCGTACGCAATATTATTGAGATGACCAATCGGTACATGGGTCGCAACCCGCAGTTTATGCTCGATATTATGCGCGATACCGGCATGAACGTGATGGCGTGTACCGGCTATTATCAGCATGATTTTTATCCAGCACACGTGGCCAGTACTCCTGCAGACGTGCTGGCGCAGGAGATGATTAACGAAATTGAGATCGGCATTGAGGGAACCGGGCTCAAAGCCGGGATCATCGCAGAGATCGGTTCAAGCGTGGATGTAATCACCCCGGACGAAGCGAAGATGTTTGCCGCCGCCGCGATAGCGCACCGGGAAACGGGACGTCCCATTTCCACACATACCTCATTCAGCACCATGGGGCTGGAGCAGCTGGCGCTACTGAAGAAATACGGCGTCGATCTCGCGCGGGTAGTGATTGGGCACTGCGATCTGAAAGACAATCTCGACAATATCCTGCGCATGATCGATCAGGGCGCCTACGTCCAGTTCGATACCATCGGCAAAAACAACTACTACCCGGATGAGAAGCGCGTCGCCATGCTGCAGGAGATCGCCCGTCGTGGCCTGCTCGATCATGTAATGCTCTCCATGGATATTACCCGCCGTTCTCATTTGAAAGCCAACGGTGGCCCTGGTTTTGATTATTTGCTGACAACATTCGTCCCGTTATTACAGGACGCGGGTTTTACCCAGTCCGATGTTGATTTGATGTTACGTGACACTCCCTCTGTCTTCTTTAAATAA
- a CDS encoding DUF2620 domain-containing protein, protein MKKIGVAGLQRELIKKTIETAAPGCFEIFIYNDMEAAMKVKSGQLDYYIGACNTGAGAALSIAIAVIGYNKSGTIAKPGIKAKDEQIAKMVAEGKVAFGLSVEHIEHAIPMLVAHLK, encoded by the coding sequence ATGAAAAAGATCGGTGTTGCTGGCTTACAGCGCGAACTTATAAAGAAAACGATCGAAACTGCCGCACCGGGCTGTTTTGAAATCTTTATTTACAACGATATGGAGGCGGCGATGAAGGTGAAATCCGGGCAACTGGATTACTACATTGGCGCGTGCAATACCGGCGCGGGAGCCGCCTTATCTATTGCCATTGCCGTTATTGGTTATAACAAAAGCGGCACGATTGCCAAACCCGGCATTAAGGCAAAAGACGAACAGATTGCCAAAATGGTTGCGGAGGGCAAAGTTGCCTTTGGTCTGTCGGTTGAACATATCGAACATGCGATACCGATGCTGGTCGCCCACTTAAAATAG
- a CDS encoding YhfT family protein codes for MDFYIQILIVACLTGMTALLAHKSAAVFHDGIRPILPQLIEGNMNRREAGSIAFGLSIGFVASVGISFTLKTGLLNSWLLFLPTDILGVLAINGWLAFGLGAVWGVLILTCLIPVNHLLTALPVDVLGSLGELSSPVVSAFALFPLVAIFYQFGWKNSLFAAVVVLMTRVLVVRFFPHLNPESIEIFVGMVMLLAIAIVQDHRTRSEREKDDAGISVFEERTSRIIKNLPFIAIVGGLIAVVASMKIFAGSEVSIFTLEKAYTAGLDPTESQTLIHQAALAEFMRGLGFVPLIATTALATGVYAVAGFTFVYAAGYLIANPFVAFIVGAIVISAEVLLLRSIGKWLGRYPSVRNASDNIRNAMNMLMEMALLVGSIFAAIKMAGYTGFTIAAALYFLNESLGRPVQKMASPVVAVLITGIVLNILYWCGLFVPA; via the coding sequence ATGGATTTCTATATTCAGATTCTGATAGTGGCCTGTCTGACCGGTATGACTGCGCTACTGGCACATAAATCGGCAGCGGTATTTCATGACGGTATCCGCCCCATCCTGCCGCAGCTTATCGAAGGCAATATGAACCGCCGTGAAGCGGGCAGTATCGCTTTTGGTCTGAGCATTGGTTTTGTCGCCTCGGTGGGGATCTCTTTTACGCTGAAAACGGGGCTCCTGAACAGCTGGCTGCTATTTTTGCCCACCGATATTCTGGGCGTGCTGGCCATCAACGGCTGGCTGGCGTTCGGACTGGGTGCCGTGTGGGGCGTGCTGATCCTCACCTGCCTGATCCCGGTAAACCATTTACTGACCGCGTTGCCGGTCGATGTGCTTGGCTCGCTGGGTGAGCTCAGTTCGCCGGTCGTATCGGCGTTCGCGCTTTTTCCGCTGGTGGCTATTTTTTACCAGTTTGGCTGGAAAAATAGCTTATTTGCAGCGGTTGTCGTGCTGATGACCCGCGTGCTGGTGGTCCGCTTTTTCCCGCACCTGAATCCGGAATCCATAGAGATTTTCGTCGGGATGGTCATGCTGCTGGCTATCGCAATTGTGCAGGATCACCGTACCCGCAGCGAGCGCGAAAAGGATGACGCTGGCATATCGGTTTTTGAAGAGCGAACCTCGCGAATCATTAAAAATTTGCCGTTTATTGCCATTGTCGGCGGGCTGATTGCCGTCGTGGCCAGCATGAAAATATTTGCCGGTTCTGAAGTGTCAATCTTTACTCTGGAAAAGGCGTATACGGCCGGGCTGGATCCCACCGAATCACAGACGCTGATCCATCAGGCGGCGCTGGCGGAATTTATGCGCGGCCTGGGATTTGTTCCGCTGATCGCGACAACGGCGCTGGCAACCGGCGTTTATGCGGTCGCGGGCTTCACTTTTGTGTATGCCGCTGGCTATTTAATCGCCAATCCGTTTGTTGCGTTTATCGTTGGTGCGATAGTGATTTCCGCTGAAGTTCTGTTATTACGCTCTATTGGCAAATGGCTGGGGCGCTATCCCTCTGTACGCAATGCTTCAGACAATATCCGTAATGCGATGAATATGCTGATGGAAATGGCGCTGCTGGTAGGCTCCATTTTTGCTGCTATCAAAATGGCGGGTTATACCGGCTTTACCATTGCAGCAGCGCTCTATTTTCTCAATGAATCGCTGGGCCGTCCGGTGCAAAAAATGGCGTCGCCTGTTGTGGCAGTGCTGATCACCGGGATTGTGTTAAATATTCTTTACTGGTGCGGACTGTTTGTCCCGGCCTGA
- a CDS encoding aminotransferase class I/II-fold pyridoxal phosphate-dependent enzyme, with protein sequence METYPLQSLTLTEAQCKQFALVDAICRHFPGAEFLRGGDLGLATGFNQPQVTQRVEAVLAAFFQTDAAVLVQGAGTGAIRAGLAALLSAGGRLLIHDAPIYPTTGVIAQQMGLELVRVDFNDAQALAQAALHYRPHAALVQHTRQRPADRYHLANVVKSLTAQAIPVLTDDNYAVMKVAAIGCEYGAALSTFSSFKLFGPEGVGVVVGDGKAIARIRTAMYSGGSQIQGHLALDVLRGMVLAPVMHAVQAGVTERLCLMLNQGSIPQVKHAVIANAQSKVLLVTFQKPIASQVLENAPRFGALPWPVGAESKYEIPPLFYRLSGTFREANPGAEHDTIRINPNRSGEETVMRILRESCQSL encoded by the coding sequence ATGGAAACGTATCCGCTGCAAAGCCTTACGCTTACAGAAGCGCAGTGTAAGCAGTTTGCACTGGTAGACGCCATTTGCCGTCATTTCCCCGGCGCAGAATTTCTGCGTGGGGGAGATTTGGGTCTGGCGACAGGATTTAACCAGCCCCAGGTGACGCAGCGCGTTGAAGCCGTACTGGCGGCGTTTTTCCAGACTGACGCGGCCGTGCTGGTGCAGGGGGCCGGAACCGGAGCGATACGCGCAGGTCTTGCCGCGCTTCTTTCGGCCGGTGGAAGACTCTTAATTCACGATGCGCCGATTTATCCGACGACGGGCGTCATTGCTCAGCAGATGGGCCTTGAGCTGGTACGCGTCGATTTTAATGATGCACAGGCGTTAGCGCAGGCCGCGCTTCACTACCGGCCACACGCCGCGCTGGTGCAGCACACCCGGCAGCGACCAGCGGATCGGTATCATCTTGCCAACGTGGTAAAAAGCCTGACTGCGCAGGCCATTCCCGTCCTGACGGATGATAACTATGCGGTCATGAAAGTTGCGGCAATCGGCTGCGAATATGGCGCAGCGCTTTCCACCTTTTCCAGCTTCAAGCTATTTGGACCGGAAGGCGTGGGCGTAGTGGTGGGAGACGGTAAGGCAATTGCACGTATTCGTACGGCAATGTATTCCGGCGGTAGCCAGATTCAGGGGCATCTGGCTCTGGACGTGTTACGTGGTATGGTTTTGGCACCGGTGATGCATGCAGTTCAGGCTGGCGTAACCGAACGCCTGTGCCTGATGCTGAATCAGGGGAGCATTCCGCAGGTGAAACATGCCGTCATAGCCAATGCGCAGTCTAAAGTGTTGTTGGTCACTTTTCAGAAACCTATCGCCAGCCAGGTGCTGGAAAACGCTCCGCGTTTTGGTGCATTACCATGGCCGGTTGGTGCTGAATCTAAATACGAGATCCCGCCGCTGTTTTATCGGCTTTCTGGAACTTTCCGGGAAGCAAATCCGGGGGCAGAGCATGACACGATCCGTATCAATCCGAATCGAAGCGGCGAAGAAACGGTAATGCGGATATTACGCGAGAGTTGCCAGTCATTATAA
- a CDS encoding YhfL family protein, protein MLKVVKIAIVAGVLATLTACTGHIENKKNNCSYDYLLHPAISISKIIGGCGPAAAQ, encoded by the coding sequence ATGTTAAAAGTTGTAAAAATCGCTATTGTTGCTGGTGTTCTGGCAACGCTGACCGCTTGCACCGGCCATATCGAAAACAAAAAAAATAACTGTAGCTATGATTATTTACTGCACCCGGCAATTTCTATTTCTAAAATTATTGGTGGTTGCGGCCCGGCTGCAGCTCAGTAA
- a CDS encoding fimbrial protein yields the protein MYKSKGMWLSCLLVIICSYLCITPVSIAGSKTFVAGDDSGSNDELGPRGDGRANLTYALGSGSSLVFYKNTSPTATPANVILKYNQIDTGHDVGGNGFVYCTLHNNASGERMKLTHSMVPANKTYGGHQLFKTNIQGLYYNITIANFRTYRALITAPAGITYIGDSAYTELTFNDNENLCDSKQDPSRKTPRYQIYGGITADITIEFFTDNTFSATTGETIELLSSSSDYLFKYHTDGAGVEIRNRSIYVKFNMANVSITEPTCFTSIVSGDTVVNGNEVQLGNHSPQSISDGLADVPFAIELKNCIRIRDIEVKLKTNISGRDATLLGNTLTDSTAAAGVGVQIQGEATTKSSKMVMKPNDITSVYKDYEDEIDTSNGIFGGGAEGTPTSQTLHFLATLKPDSNIAIIPGNFKASAVFSVSYP from the coding sequence ATGTACAAATCAAAAGGAATGTGGCTCAGTTGCCTTCTGGTCATAATCTGTAGCTACCTATGTATTACCCCGGTTAGTATTGCTGGCAGTAAAACATTTGTTGCCGGGGATGATAGTGGGTCTAATGACGAATTAGGCCCTCGTGGTGATGGTCGCGCAAATCTGACATACGCCCTGGGCAGTGGCAGTTCTCTTGTTTTTTACAAGAATACGTCGCCAACGGCGACGCCAGCCAATGTTATACTCAAATATAATCAGATCGATACCGGTCACGATGTCGGAGGGAATGGCTTTGTTTATTGCACACTTCATAACAACGCCAGCGGGGAGAGAATGAAACTCACTCATTCAATGGTTCCTGCTAATAAAACTTATGGGGGACATCAACTGTTCAAAACCAATATTCAGGGACTGTATTATAATATTACGATCGCTAATTTTAGAACCTACCGGGCTTTAATTACTGCACCAGCAGGTATTACCTATATCGGCGACTCTGCGTATACAGAATTAACATTTAACGATAATGAAAACTTGTGTGATAGTAAACAAGACCCGTCCAGAAAAACCCCAAGATATCAAATATATGGCGGTATCACGGCTGATATTACAATTGAATTTTTTACGGATAATACTTTCTCAGCAACAACGGGTGAAACAATTGAATTGCTCAGTTCGTCGTCTGACTATCTTTTTAAATATCACACAGACGGTGCAGGAGTTGAAATACGCAACAGGTCCATATATGTTAAATTTAACATGGCCAACGTAAGCATTACAGAACCAACATGTTTTACCTCTATTGTTAGTGGAGATACCGTCGTAAATGGCAATGAAGTACAACTAGGGAATCATAGCCCTCAATCTATTTCAGATGGTCTCGCAGACGTGCCTTTCGCTATCGAGTTAAAAAACTGTATTCGAATTAGAGACATTGAAGTAAAGCTGAAAACAAATATTTCCGGGCGGGATGCTACCCTGCTAGGGAATACCCTAACGGATAGCACTGCGGCCGCAGGGGTTGGGGTACAGATTCAGGGTGAGGCAACAACTAAAAGTAGCAAAATGGTCATGAAACCTAATGATATCACCTCTGTTTATAAAGATTATGAGGACGAAATAGATACTTCCAATGGTATCTTTGGCGGTGGTGCAGAAGGTACGCCTACCAGCCAGACGCTCCATTTTCTGGCAACGTTGAAGCCCGATAGTAATATAGCCATCATACCGGGTAATTTTAAAGCCTCTGCCGTGTTCTCTGTCTCTTATCCATAA
- a CDS encoding fimbrial-like protein, with translation MEIKANIIVDSCQISLNNNKSVILDSVGYDYFADNITPEDDYAGGEMFYVTINNCPGSDSKNPKKLTLSFTPLSGSLSPYSNQIFTNDDETGAQNVGIVIFSVQDPNNRFNVLKSDGSPQSIYAVSSADDLTEKNYTFYTRMQRENNARSVTGGPVRTSVWISAYYE, from the coding sequence GTGGAGATCAAAGCCAACATTATTGTCGATAGCTGTCAAATTTCACTGAATAACAACAAGAGTGTAATTCTTGACTCGGTGGGTTATGATTATTTCGCTGATAATATCACTCCAGAAGATGATTATGCTGGGGGTGAGATGTTCTATGTCACAATCAATAATTGTCCGGGAAGTGACAGTAAAAACCCCAAAAAATTAACACTCAGCTTTACTCCTTTATCAGGGAGTTTATCACCATACTCCAATCAGATTTTTACCAATGATGATGAAACGGGTGCGCAAAATGTGGGGATTGTTATTTTTTCGGTACAGGATCCCAATAATCGTTTTAATGTACTAAAATCGGATGGTTCACCACAAAGTATTTATGCCGTTAGCAGCGCCGATGATCTCACAGAAAAAAATTATACATTTTATACTCGTATGCAGCGGGAAAATAATGCTCGTTCAGTTACGGGTGGCCCGGTTAGAACATCGGTATGGATATCGGCCTATTATGAATAA
- a CDS encoding fimbrial protein: protein MNKQHAILITLLTMLCHSPSVWAASSTLDLTVSTTVQPSTCEASLADTNNTLITAVDIGDVLLSEVVNKSKYKPFVIRFSKCEGLSRNTAIIKLEKRTGCDGQSNNGAGYRNALSGVNAATGVSAEVWTENNAGGASASGTQLDCTNPPITYVDVEGASGTNFVNWPLSARMVIAKDKTASDAGAGEFSSLATFTIQYE, encoded by the coding sequence ATGAATAAGCAACACGCGATATTGATCACTTTGCTGACAATGCTTTGTCATTCACCGTCGGTGTGGGCCGCAAGCAGTACTCTGGATCTGACCGTTTCAACAACTGTCCAGCCAAGTACCTGTGAAGCATCACTTGCGGATACCAATAATACGCTAATTACAGCAGTAGATATTGGTGATGTCCTTCTGAGTGAGGTGGTTAATAAATCGAAATACAAGCCCTTTGTTATTCGTTTTTCTAAGTGCGAAGGTTTGTCGAGAAATACTGCTATCATCAAGCTGGAAAAGAGAACCGGTTGTGATGGACAATCGAACAATGGCGCTGGTTATCGCAATGCATTGTCAGGCGTCAATGCGGCGACGGGTGTATCTGCTGAAGTCTGGACGGAAAACAATGCGGGAGGGGCCTCTGCATCAGGCACCCAACTTGACTGTACAAACCCGCCAATCACTTACGTCGATGTCGAAGGCGCAAGTGGAACAAACTTTGTCAACTGGCCACTCAGTGCAAGAATGGTCATCGCAAAGGATAAAACAGCCTCTGATGCTGGTGCGGGTGAATTCTCTTCCCTGGCAACATTTACCATTCAGTACGAGTAA
- a CDS encoding fimbrial protein: protein MSGSLVNNTTYLIANDEASGATNVGLALERKDSSGPSLNFDGSTPVIWSNDERENGLDLTAIIRSTGASGGITPGAFKAKVIFTFNYQ, encoded by the coding sequence ATGTCTGGTTCACTGGTTAATAATACGACCTATTTGATTGCCAATGACGAAGCCAGTGGAGCAACAAATGTGGGTCTTGCTCTTGAACGCAAAGATTCTTCCGGCCCATCGCTTAATTTTGATGGTTCAACTCCTGTCATCTGGAGTAACGATGAGAGAGAAAACGGACTGGATCTGACCGCAATAATCCGCAGTACAGGCGCTTCGGGGGGGATTACTCCCGGGGCATTCAAGGCTAAGGTAATTTTTACCTTTAATTATCAATAA